From a single Deinococcus humi genomic region:
- the gatC gene encoding Asp-tRNA(Asn)/Glu-tRNA(Gln) amidotransferase subunit GatC, producing the protein MIDAAQMDHLASLARLELTPDEREAMTQDLSRVLGYFEQLREVDTSGVEEMQRPVNLVNVLRDDLSGAAFPLSVIETLAPETQDGFIRVPRTVEAD; encoded by the coding sequence ATGATTGACGCGGCCCAGATGGATCACCTCGCCAGCCTCGCGCGGCTGGAACTGACCCCCGATGAGCGGGAAGCCATGACCCAGGACCTCAGCCGCGTGCTGGGCTACTTCGAGCAACTGCGCGAGGTCGACACGAGTGGCGTCGAGGAAATGCAGCGCCCGGTGAATCTGGTGAACGTTCTGCGCGATGACCTGTCTGGTGCGGCTTTCCCTCTATCTGTTATTGAAACGCTGGCTCCCGAAACGCAGGACGGCTTTATCCGTGTGCCCCGCACTGTTGAGGCCGACTGA
- a CDS encoding ABC transporter substrate-binding protein, whose amino-acid sequence MKKAIALVTLTAAIAASSQADAVQVTLACGTVGQELQLCKDGAARWAKKTGNTVKVFESPNLTNDRLGLYQQQLAAKSDAIDVYQLDIIWPGLLSQHFVDLKGKIPAAEVNAHFKSIIAADTVDGKLVAMPWFTDAGLLYYRTDLLKKYGYSAAPKTWTELATMAKKIQDGEKKANSTFAGFVFQGKNYEGLTCDALEWLVSFGGGTIVDDSGKITINNANAAKAMDTAASWVKSISPAGVTTYGEEEARGIFQSGNAAFMRNWPYAWALGQSDDSKVKGKIGVAPLPSGGNGNAATLGGWNLGVSMYSKNQAAAIDLVRYLTSAEEQKIRAVEGAYNPTRPALYKDQAVLKANPFFGSLLDVFTSAVARPSGPTKLKYNQVSQAFAGAVSDVMAGKTKGEAAVKKLETDLARIKGRGW is encoded by the coding sequence ATGAAGAAAGCTATTGCACTTGTCACCCTGACCGCCGCTATCGCCGCTTCGAGCCAGGCTGATGCCGTTCAGGTCACTCTGGCCTGCGGAACCGTGGGGCAGGAACTTCAGCTCTGCAAGGACGGCGCAGCGCGCTGGGCCAAGAAGACCGGCAACACCGTCAAGGTGTTCGAAAGCCCCAACCTGACCAACGACCGCCTGGGCCTGTACCAGCAGCAGCTGGCAGCCAAGAGCGACGCCATTGACGTGTATCAGCTCGACATCATCTGGCCCGGCCTGCTGTCCCAGCACTTCGTGGACCTGAAGGGGAAGATTCCGGCCGCTGAAGTCAACGCGCACTTCAAGAGCATTATCGCTGCCGATACTGTGGACGGCAAGCTGGTCGCCATGCCGTGGTTCACAGACGCCGGACTGCTGTACTACCGCACCGACCTGCTGAAGAAGTACGGCTACAGCGCCGCGCCCAAGACCTGGACCGAATTGGCGACGATGGCCAAGAAGATCCAGGACGGCGAGAAGAAGGCCAACTCCACGTTTGCCGGTTTCGTGTTCCAGGGGAAGAACTACGAAGGTCTGACCTGTGACGCGCTGGAATGGCTCGTGTCCTTCGGCGGCGGCACCATCGTGGATGACAGTGGCAAGATCACGATCAACAACGCCAACGCTGCCAAGGCGATGGACACCGCAGCAAGCTGGGTCAAGTCGATCAGCCCGGCGGGCGTGACCACCTACGGTGAGGAAGAAGCGCGCGGCATCTTCCAGTCAGGCAATGCGGCCTTCATGCGCAACTGGCCTTACGCCTGGGCGCTGGGCCAGAGTGACGACAGCAAGGTGAAGGGCAAGATCGGCGTGGCTCCCCTGCCCAGCGGTGGCAACGGGAACGCAGCAACCCTGGGCGGCTGGAACCTGGGCGTCAGCATGTACTCCAAGAACCAGGCCGCCGCCATCGACCTGGTGCGCTACCTGACCAGCGCTGAAGAGCAGAAGATTCGCGCCGTCGAAGGGGCGTACAACCCCACCCGCCCTGCGCTGTACAAGGATCAGGCCGTCCTGAAGGCCAACCCCTTCTTCGGCAGCCTGCTGGATGTGTTCACCAGCGCAGTGGCCCGTCCTTCCGGCCCCACCAAGCTGAAGTACAACCAGGTTTCGCAGGCCTTCGCCGGCGCAGTCAGTGACGTGATGGCGGGCAAGACCAAGGGCGAAGCTGCCGTCAAGAAGCTGGAGACAGACCTGGCCCGCATCAAGGGTCGCGGCTGGTAA
- a CDS encoding carbohydrate ABC transporter permease has protein sequence MTINAPAKPPAAPPASRKRSPGIEASRARTAIILLLPTLIAIVLVAGFPLYRTIFFSAQEANLTTPGQATFIGLENFWFTTAEGIGLGFLQDPQWWTAVRNTLIFTVFSVFLETVFGMIIALVVNSAFAGRSFLRTAMLIPWAIPTVVSAQMWAYMYNDSFGLIGQGLLGGQALLADPSKAIWALIAVDVWKTTSFMALLILAGLQSLPGDMYEAADMDGASKWTQFWRMTLPLLRPALLVALVFRSLDALRVFDIMYVMLGANVAASTSMTGYARQQLIDNQLLGTGSAVSVAIFIIIMAIVVVYVTAFRVKFD, from the coding sequence ATGACCATCAACGCGCCCGCCAAGCCTCCAGCTGCGCCCCCTGCCAGCCGCAAGCGGTCCCCCGGTATCGAGGCGTCCCGTGCCCGGACGGCCATCATCCTGCTGCTGCCCACCCTGATCGCTATCGTGCTGGTTGCGGGCTTCCCGCTATACCGCACGATCTTTTTCTCGGCGCAGGAGGCCAACCTGACCACGCCGGGCCAGGCCACCTTTATTGGCCTGGAAAATTTCTGGTTTACCACCGCCGAGGGCATCGGGCTGGGCTTCCTGCAAGATCCGCAGTGGTGGACCGCTGTGCGCAATACCCTGATCTTCACAGTGTTCTCGGTGTTCCTGGAAACCGTGTTCGGCATGATTATCGCACTGGTGGTGAACAGCGCTTTTGCGGGACGCTCCTTCCTGCGGACGGCCATGCTGATTCCCTGGGCGATTCCCACGGTGGTCTCGGCGCAGATGTGGGCCTACATGTACAACGATTCCTTCGGGCTGATCGGCCAGGGGCTGCTGGGCGGTCAGGCGCTGCTGGCCGATCCGTCCAAGGCCATCTGGGCATTGATCGCGGTGGACGTGTGGAAAACCACCTCGTTCATGGCGCTGCTGATCCTGGCCGGGCTGCAAAGCCTGCCGGGCGACATGTACGAGGCCGCCGACATGGACGGCGCAAGCAAATGGACGCAGTTCTGGCGCATGACTCTGCCGCTGCTACGGCCCGCGCTGCTGGTGGCCCTGGTGTTCCGCAGCCTGGACGCCCTGCGGGTCTTCGACATCATGTACGTGATGCTGGGCGCGAACGTGGCGGCCAGCACCAGCATGACCGGGTATGCCCGTCAGCAACTGATCGACAACCAGTTGCTGGGCACCGGGAGCGCCGTTTCGGTGGCGATTTTTATCATCATCATGGCGATCGTGGTCGTATACGTGACCGCCTTCCGCGTGAAGTTCGACTGA
- a CDS encoding carbohydrate ABC transporter permease, with translation MNLKRTNPGLFYLQRTLFYLLVIVIAVYLLFPFAWAVLTSFRRAADLFLPPLQFIAAPTTIDNYTQVLTNPSFRRGLLFSTIVAVGAVAVSLLFGSFAAYALGRFRFKGKQFIMYIILAVSVFPQIAVLGGLFTLITRFGLFDNPIGLMVSYLIFTIPFTVWVLTSFVRDIPGELEEAALVDGASPLQTLFRVLFPVMMPALVTTGLLAFINAWNEYLFALTFMSTNRTVPVVIANYSGASQFDQPWGPIMAASIVVTIPLIALVLIFQRNIVSGLTAGAVKG, from the coding sequence ATGAACCTGAAACGCACCAATCCCGGACTGTTCTACCTCCAGCGGACTCTGTTCTACCTGCTGGTGATCGTGATCGCGGTTTACCTGCTGTTTCCCTTCGCCTGGGCAGTGCTGACCAGCTTCCGGCGGGCGGCCGATCTCTTCTTGCCGCCGCTGCAATTCATCGCCGCGCCCACCACCATCGACAATTACACGCAGGTGTTGACGAACCCCAGCTTCCGGCGGGGGCTGCTGTTCAGCACTATTGTGGCCGTGGGTGCTGTCGCCGTCAGCCTACTGTTCGGCTCGTTCGCGGCCTACGCGCTGGGGCGTTTCCGCTTCAAGGGCAAGCAGTTCATCATGTACATCATCCTCGCCGTCAGCGTATTTCCGCAGATCGCCGTGCTGGGCGGTCTGTTCACGCTGATCACGAGATTTGGCCTGTTCGACAACCCCATCGGCCTGATGGTCTCGTACCTGATCTTCACCATTCCGTTCACGGTCTGGGTGCTGACATCCTTCGTGCGCGACATTCCGGGTGAGTTGGAGGAAGCGGCGCTGGTGGATGGCGCCAGCCCCCTGCAGACACTGTTCCGGGTGCTGTTCCCGGTGATGATGCCTGCGCTGGTGACCACCGGCCTGCTGGCTTTCATCAACGCCTGGAACGAATACCTGTTCGCCCTGACCTTCATGAGTACCAATCGCACCGTGCCCGTGGTGATTGCCAACTACTCCGGCGCGTCGCAGTTCGATCAACCGTGGGGGCCGATCATGGCCGCCAGCATCGTGGTCACCATTCCACTGATCGCGCTGGTTCTAATCTTCCAGCGCAACATCGTCTCCGGCCTGACTGCGGGAGCCGTCAAGGGCTGA
- a CDS encoding lipid-A-disaccharide synthase-related protein, with product MTPAPVLFISNGTAEDLIGARLAGLLKRPVLSSPLVGEGQAYAELNGARRVGRVLRLPSGGFPFGSLDNLWADLRAGLIGESLGQWTDAVRGASDAAAIIVVGDAYALMVGTVAARKNRLPLVHVQPLLSAQYLDGLGVRGTLQELNALGANRPLPYELRLARRADAVFVRDAATQRYYQQRGVPARFAGSFAMDVLPPPERELHLSAARPVLALLPGSRGDHRESLPVMLRAAALLPEVTPLVAWPHTWNAVTLPDGWTLQVQSETEARATGEAAEVVLWRQAFGAVARAADIAIGTSGTANEQLAGLGVPVVAFATGGPQYTVGFARRQGRLLGAALRVVEADPAALAAEVRTLLSQGTRRAGAALAGLTRVGPAGALPVIAAEIEALAQSGRPQVHSPHI from the coding sequence GTGACCCCGGCCCCTGTTCTCTTCATCTCCAACGGCACGGCAGAAGATCTGATCGGGGCGCGGCTGGCGGGGCTGCTGAAGCGTCCCGTCCTCTCTTCCCCGCTGGTGGGCGAGGGGCAGGCGTACGCGGAGCTCAACGGGGCCAGACGGGTGGGGCGCGTACTGCGGCTGCCCAGTGGGGGCTTTCCCTTCGGCAGTCTGGACAACCTGTGGGCGGACCTGCGCGCCGGGCTGATCGGCGAGTCGCTGGGCCAGTGGACGGACGCCGTGCGCGGGGCCAGCGACGCAGCCGCCATCATCGTCGTGGGGGACGCCTATGCGCTGATGGTGGGCACGGTGGCCGCCAGGAAGAACCGTCTGCCCCTGGTTCACGTACAGCCACTGCTGAGCGCGCAGTATCTGGACGGCCTGGGCGTGCGCGGCACCCTGCAGGAACTCAATGCCCTGGGAGCCAATCGGCCCCTGCCCTATGAACTGCGGCTGGCTCGCCGGGCCGATGCCGTGTTCGTGCGGGACGCCGCCACCCAGAGGTACTACCAGCAGCGCGGTGTCCCGGCCCGCTTCGCCGGGAGTTTCGCGATGGACGTGCTGCCCCCGCCAGAACGCGAACTGCATCTCTCCGCAGCCCGTCCGGTCCTCGCCCTGCTGCCCGGTTCTCGCGGGGACCACCGCGAGAGCCTGCCCGTGATGCTGCGTGCCGCTGCCCTGTTGCCGGAGGTGACACCGCTGGTGGCCTGGCCGCACACCTGGAACGCGGTGACGCTGCCAGACGGCTGGACGCTCCAGGTCCAGAGCGAGACCGAGGCCAGGGCAACGGGTGAGGCGGCCGAGGTGGTCCTGTGGCGTCAAGCGTTCGGCGCGGTGGCTCGGGCGGCAGACATCGCCATCGGCACTTCCGGCACGGCGAACGAGCAACTGGCGGGGTTGGGGGTGCCCGTCGTCGCCTTCGCCACGGGCGGCCCCCAGTACACCGTAGGGTTTGCGCGGCGACAGGGGCGGTTGCTGGGTGCGGCCCTGAGGGTGGTGGAGGCGGACCCGGCGGCGCTGGCAGCAGAGGTCCGCACCCTGCTGAGTCAGGGAACACGGCGGGCGGGCGCGGCGCTGGCTGGCCTGACCCGCGTCGGCCCGGCCGGAGCCCTGCCCGTCATCGCCGCGGAGATTGAGGCGCTGGCCCAGTCCGGCCGGCCTCAAGTTCACAGTCCGCACATCTGA
- the rpoD gene encoding RNA polymerase sigma factor RpoD, which produces MAESNKAAPDPVIDNPQAAPKPADKKRARVGGAKPVAARAAPVQETPAKAAPAKKASAKKVAPEGEASVKAAAKKPAPKKAESTAAEPKTKQAASTKKAADTEAPAKTDKKTAPAAAKAPAGKPAGKATAAPKVSVADKPYYAHPGIQELLKTGKAAGVLASEDIATALATALEANGLDPENPENADAFEDLQLYLAAQNIEVQDADEDDEEEADDEETEDGPAATRSANQPDDEEKYFDDMPRAVSNDPVRQYLHEIGRVPLLTLEEEIALARRIEEGEEARKVLEEELEMEDRARRRQMRQVEDGAAARQGLIEANLRLVVSIAKKYTGRGLGFLDLIQEGNQGLIRAVEKFEYRRRYKFSTYATWWIRQAINRAIADQARTIRIPVHMVETINKLTRTARQLQQELSREATHEEIAEAMGPGWDANKVEEVQKVSQEPVSLETPIGDEKDSFYGDFIPDDNLDSPVDNAAKTLLSEELEKALSKLTEREAMVLKFRKGLVDGREHTLEEVGQRFNVTRERIRQIENKALRKLKYHESRTRKLRDFLD; this is translated from the coding sequence ATGGCAGAGTCCAACAAAGCAGCACCCGATCCCGTAATTGACAATCCGCAGGCCGCCCCCAAGCCCGCCGACAAGAAGCGCGCCCGTGTGGGCGGGGCCAAGCCAGTCGCCGCCAGAGCCGCCCCTGTGCAAGAAACTCCGGCCAAGGCCGCTCCAGCCAAGAAGGCGTCCGCCAAGAAAGTAGCTCCGGAAGGCGAGGCTTCTGTCAAGGCCGCCGCCAAGAAGCCTGCACCCAAAAAAGCCGAGAGCACTGCGGCTGAACCAAAGACTAAGCAGGCGGCCAGCACCAAGAAAGCCGCTGATACCGAGGCACCCGCCAAGACCGATAAGAAGACGGCGCCTGCGGCGGCCAAGGCACCAGCTGGCAAGCCGGCAGGCAAGGCAACCGCTGCGCCCAAGGTCAGCGTGGCGGACAAGCCGTATTACGCGCACCCCGGCATTCAGGAGTTGCTCAAGACGGGCAAGGCGGCAGGCGTGCTGGCCTCCGAGGACATCGCCACGGCGCTGGCCACCGCACTGGAAGCCAACGGCCTTGATCCGGAAAACCCGGAAAACGCGGACGCCTTCGAGGACTTGCAGCTGTATCTGGCCGCCCAGAATATCGAGGTGCAGGACGCTGACGAGGACGACGAGGAAGAGGCCGACGACGAGGAAACTGAGGACGGCCCCGCCGCCACCCGCTCCGCCAACCAGCCCGACGATGAGGAAAAGTACTTTGACGACATGCCGCGTGCCGTTAGCAATGACCCGGTGCGCCAGTACCTGCACGAGATCGGGCGGGTGCCGCTGCTGACCCTGGAAGAGGAAATCGCGCTGGCCCGCCGCATCGAGGAAGGCGAAGAAGCCCGAAAGGTTCTGGAAGAAGAACTGGAAATGGAAGACCGCGCCCGCCGCCGCCAGATGCGTCAGGTCGAGGACGGCGCGGCAGCCCGCCAAGGTCTGATCGAGGCGAACCTGCGCCTGGTGGTCAGCATTGCCAAGAAGTACACCGGACGCGGCCTGGGTTTCCTGGATCTGATTCAGGAGGGCAACCAGGGGCTTATCCGCGCAGTGGAGAAGTTCGAGTACCGCCGCCGCTACAAGTTCTCCACCTACGCGACGTGGTGGATCCGGCAGGCCATCAACCGCGCCATCGCGGACCAGGCGCGCACCATCCGCATTCCGGTGCATATGGTGGAGACCATCAACAAGCTGACCCGCACAGCCCGCCAGCTGCAGCAGGAGCTCTCGCGTGAAGCGACGCACGAGGAAATCGCCGAGGCGATGGGACCGGGCTGGGACGCCAACAAGGTGGAGGAGGTCCAGAAGGTCAGCCAGGAGCCGGTGTCGCTGGAAACCCCCATCGGCGACGAGAAGGACAGCTTCTACGGCGACTTCATCCCCGACGACAATCTGGATTCCCCGGTGGACAACGCCGCCAAGACCCTGCTCAGTGAGGAACTGGAAAAGGCGCTGTCGAAGCTGACCGAGCGCGAGGCGATGGTCCTCAAGTTCCGCAAAGGCCTCGTGGATGGCCGCGAACACACGCTGGAGGAAGTTGGCCAGCGCTTCAATGTTACCCGCGAACGCATCCGCCAGATCGAGAACAAGGCGCTGCGTAAGCTGAAGTACCACGAGAGCCGCACCCGCAAGCTGCGCGATTTCCTGGACTGA
- a CDS encoding DUF4129 domain-containing protein has product MTTAPHEESWLDAPARVSWRAYGLALLPLATAGWLPWWGTALLCVLFGLAVRWPRWEEGRLLLSLLIVGGAAVALAPAALATGRTALVGLALHYLALFFVALALNWTASRISDGLRRSRTALLAPLLIGLLAPQPGLVLALAGGLLAVPGRDERRGSGPSKPASRVWWTVGAALAVLLICSVLLPRQTVNWADPGKPPSPSTVQASPPANQATPPNLTQTPAPPATPGLQLPFQFSINNVYLPIDAILLVGLLLLLAGGGLMMRFRQQQRRKLRLIEMLMVAGLLLTGALWLAAGVLLSGGDGGGSGAAQQPVPGRDNALAAMLSNITGRRQIDISGFVQGLLWLSLVVLFLVAAALFRLNWTQNRLKDGEEQDPSGPDTRLISSPHAPLHRVRLAYRQAEEALRQHGRGRMAAETPAGYAARLSALDTVLTGPLDTLTRAYGPVRYGGRVTDEDAAGAEAATHELVTVLPTLPPPHDPPDEASLANKENP; this is encoded by the coding sequence TTGACCACCGCGCCGCATGAAGAATCCTGGCTCGACGCGCCCGCCCGGGTCTCCTGGCGGGCCTACGGGCTGGCGCTGCTCCCGCTGGCGACGGCAGGCTGGCTGCCGTGGTGGGGGACCGCGCTGCTATGCGTGCTGTTTGGCCTCGCCGTGCGCTGGCCGCGCTGGGAGGAGGGGCGCCTGCTGCTCAGCCTGCTGATCGTGGGTGGCGCAGCGGTGGCCCTGGCCCCAGCCGCCCTGGCAACGGGCCGGACCGCGCTGGTGGGTCTGGCCCTGCATTACCTGGCCCTGTTTTTCGTGGCACTGGCCCTGAACTGGACCGCGAGCCGGATCAGCGATGGGCTGCGGCGCAGCCGCACTGCACTGCTCGCGCCCCTGCTGATCGGGCTGCTGGCCCCGCAGCCGGGGCTGGTGCTGGCCCTGGCTGGGGGGCTGCTGGCCGTGCCAGGCCGCGACGAGCGTAGGGGCAGCGGTCCGAGTAAACCGGCATCCCGTGTGTGGTGGACGGTGGGTGCGGCGCTGGCCGTACTGCTGATTTGCTCCGTGCTGCTGCCGCGTCAGACGGTGAACTGGGCAGATCCGGGGAAGCCGCCGTCACCATCTACCGTTCAGGCGTCACCGCCGGCAAACCAGGCGACGCCTCCGAACCTCACCCAGACTCCTGCCCCCCCGGCCACGCCCGGCCTGCAACTGCCCTTCCAGTTCAGCATAAACAACGTCTATCTGCCCATTGACGCGATTCTGCTGGTGGGGCTCCTGCTGCTGTTGGCGGGCGGCGGACTGATGATGAGGTTCCGACAGCAGCAGAGACGCAAACTCCGCCTCATCGAGATGCTGATGGTGGCGGGCCTGCTGCTGACCGGGGCGCTGTGGCTGGCGGCGGGCGTGCTGCTGTCCGGCGGCGACGGCGGAGGTTCGGGTGCGGCGCAACAGCCCGTTCCCGGCCGCGACAATGCCCTGGCAGCCATGCTGAGCAATATTACCGGGCGCAGGCAGATCGACATCAGCGGCTTTGTGCAAGGCCTGCTGTGGCTCAGCCTGGTGGTGCTTTTCTTGGTGGCCGCAGCGCTGTTCCGGCTCAACTGGACCCAGAACAGGCTGAAGGATGGCGAGGAGCAGGACCCGTCAGGACCGGACACCCGCCTCATTTCCTCCCCCCATGCACCCCTGCACCGTGTCCGCCTCGCCTACCGGCAGGCTGAGGAGGCCCTGCGGCAGCATGGGCGCGGCAGGATGGCGGCGGAAACCCCGGCGGGCTACGCGGCGCGCCTCTCTGCCCTTGACACGGTGCTGACCGGGCCACTGGACACGCTGACCCGCGCTTATGGCCCAGTGCGCTACGGCGGGCGCGTGACCGACGAGGACGCGGCCGGGGCCGAAGCGGCGACGCACGAGCTGGTAACGGTGCTTCCCACTTTGCCTCCACCGCACGATCCCCCCGACGAAGCCTCCCTCGCAAACAAGGAAAATCCATGA
- a CDS encoding AAA family ATPase, which translates to MTETPISQPFARSILDNIARVLVGKADVSGLALAGVLAGGHVLLEDAPGTGKTMLARALAVSLGLTFTRVQFTPDLLPGDVTGVSVYRPASGTFEFVPGPIFTGVLLADEINRATPKTQSALLEAMGEGQVTESGVTHTLEQPFVVIATQNPIENEGTYRLPEAQLDRFLLRLSVGYPTLDEEVAMLARLQGQHPIFSLEPVAVPADLLSARRAVQAVHVSEDLRRYLSSLSARTRTHAAVALGGGPRASLALQGVSQALAWMEGREYVTPDDVQRAAPGVLAHRLSLRIEARLQGLPAEEVVREVLRSEPVPVEAAPLQAEGAARR; encoded by the coding sequence ATGACCGAAACGCCCATCTCACAACCATTTGCCCGCTCCATCCTGGACAACATCGCCCGCGTCCTGGTGGGCAAGGCGGACGTGTCCGGACTGGCCCTGGCCGGGGTACTGGCCGGAGGCCACGTTCTGCTCGAAGATGCCCCGGGTACGGGCAAGACGATGCTGGCCCGCGCGCTGGCCGTCAGCCTGGGCCTGACCTTTACCCGCGTTCAGTTCACTCCAGATCTGCTGCCCGGCGACGTGACTGGCGTGAGCGTCTACCGCCCCGCCAGCGGCACCTTCGAGTTCGTGCCTGGGCCGATCTTCACTGGCGTCCTGCTGGCCGATGAGATCAACCGGGCCACCCCCAAAACCCAGTCCGCGCTGCTGGAAGCGATGGGCGAGGGGCAGGTCACCGAGTCCGGCGTGACCCATACGCTGGAACAGCCCTTTGTGGTGATCGCCACCCAGAACCCCATCGAGAACGAGGGCACCTACCGCCTGCCTGAAGCGCAACTGGACCGCTTTCTGCTGCGACTTTCGGTGGGTTATCCCACCCTGGACGAGGAGGTGGCCATGCTGGCGCGCCTGCAGGGCCAGCACCCCATTTTCTCGCTGGAACCTGTGGCCGTGCCCGCCGATCTGCTGTCCGCCCGCCGGGCGGTTCAGGCCGTGCATGTTTCGGAGGATTTGCGGCGCTACCTCTCCTCGCTCTCGGCCCGAACCCGCACGCATGCTGCCGTGGCCCTCGGCGGTGGCCCACGTGCCAGCCTGGCCCTGCAGGGGGTGTCTCAGGCGCTGGCGTGGATGGAGGGGCGCGAATACGTGACCCCCGATGACGTGCAGCGGGCTGCTCCAGGCGTTCTGGCCCACCGTCTGAGCCTCAGGATCGAGGCGAGGCTGCAGGGTCTGCCCGCCGAGGAAGTGGTCCGCGAGGTGTTGCGATCCGAGCCGGTGCCCGTCGAGGCTGCCCCGCTGCAGGCCGAGGGCGCTGCCCGCCGGTGA
- a CDS encoding DUF58 domain-containing protein produces the protein MNLLLTALLWLGVFALLAALLWWAYRAPPRVALRREVPPNGFQGTRLPLTVQLELHSRLPVRYLIEDPTPRTVVSETPVRLSGEVMGTQSHEVQTRVTLNSRGVYEWPGATLHWADPLGLFWRSVPVAAQQRLDVFPGPHGLRLPDLLRPLLSEGGLSRRLGLDDPISLRSVRDYVPGDPPGRIHWRSSARSGTLSVREPERTAASSVTVYLDVSSGGEVYTESAVRLAASLVQEALALELPVSVATNDGATPAGRHAEALHSALLRLAQIRPDHAAPVIPPTRSGGNLIILSANPTPALITGAMRARATASRVAIVAMPEGFYLEPGEKPRRQWVAAPDSVRNLERQAGVLAGAGILVFVLRGNQSVLRLGG, from the coding sequence GTGAACCTGCTGCTGACCGCCCTGCTGTGGCTGGGCGTCTTTGCCCTGCTGGCGGCGCTGTTGTGGTGGGCCTACCGTGCGCCACCGCGCGTCGCCCTGCGCCGGGAGGTGCCGCCGAACGGCTTTCAGGGCACCCGTCTGCCGCTCACGGTCCAGCTTGAACTTCACAGCCGCCTCCCGGTCCGGTATCTGATCGAGGACCCTACGCCGCGCACGGTGGTTTCGGAGACACCCGTGCGCCTGTCTGGTGAGGTCATGGGGACGCAGAGTCACGAGGTCCAGACCCGCGTGACCCTCAACAGCCGGGGCGTCTACGAGTGGCCGGGCGCGACGCTCCACTGGGCCGATCCGCTGGGCCTGTTCTGGCGCAGCGTTCCGGTGGCCGCCCAGCAGCGCTTAGACGTCTTTCCCGGTCCCCACGGCCTGCGTCTGCCGGACCTGCTGCGCCCCCTACTGAGCGAGGGTGGCCTAAGCCGCAGGCTGGGGCTGGACGATCCCATCAGTCTGCGCAGCGTGCGTGATTACGTGCCGGGCGACCCACCGGGCCGCATCCACTGGCGCTCCAGTGCCCGCAGCGGCACCCTGAGTGTCCGCGAACCCGAACGCACGGCGGCCAGCAGCGTGACCGTTTATCTGGATGTGAGCAGTGGGGGCGAGGTCTACACCGAGAGTGCCGTGCGGCTGGCGGCCAGCCTGGTGCAAGAGGCCCTGGCCCTGGAGCTGCCCGTTTCGGTGGCGACGAACGACGGCGCGACTCCGGCAGGCCGCCACGCCGAGGCGCTCCATTCTGCCCTGCTGCGGCTGGCCCAGATTCGGCCAGACCACGCAGCTCCGGTCATTCCGCCCACGCGCAGTGGGGGCAACCTGATCATCCTGAGCGCCAACCCCACGCCCGCTCTGATCACCGGGGCCATGCGGGCGCGGGCCACCGCCAGTCGGGTCGCCATCGTCGCCATGCCCGAGGGCTTTTACCTGGAACCCGGCGAGAAGCCGCGCCGCCAGTGGGTGGCCGCTCCCGACTCGGTCAGGAACCTGGAGCGGCAGGCCGGGGTACTGGCCGGGGCGGGCATCCTGGTCTTCGTGCTGCGCGGCAATCAGAGCGTGTTGCGACTGGGTGGCTGA
- a CDS encoding M-like protein — protein sequence MTQNDDRHDVKPAPSTAAGEKQEPTNVELQFMGHTDVREELDAEVKAESRETDDYRERGMDKQDVASDLSMDASDPPSTNMGDADEEMTP from the coding sequence ATGACCCAGAATGACGACCGCCACGACGTGAAGCCCGCGCCCTCCACGGCAGCCGGTGAGAAACAGGAACCCACCAATGTGGAGCTGCAATTCATGGGCCACACCGATGTCCGTGAGGAACTGGACGCCGAGGTCAAAGCCGAGAGTCGCGAGACCGACGACTACCGTGAACGCGGCATGGACAAGCAGGACGTCGCCTCGGACCTGAGCATGGACGCCAGTGATCCGCCCAGCACCAACATGGGTGACGCCGATGAAGAAATGACCCCCTGA